Proteins encoded by one window of Glycine soja cultivar W05 chromosome 15, ASM419377v2, whole genome shotgun sequence:
- the LOC114386338 gene encoding probable methyltransferase PMT27 isoform X3 translates to MGCGKSKHDVASGNTVLQRKKSGVSSQENGTETKDTKNNNIVDNVRSEVQVEQKESESVKESDVVVNDVKGKDEKTNVQEKEENEGGEEKSESEKDNTLKENEQKINDAETDDATEEKTPAENEKEDVSVKKEEDIKDTNTSTSEGEEKDMKAEEGQ, encoded by the exons ATGGGTTGTGGGAAGTCCAAACATGATGTTGCTTCAGGAAACACCGTCCTCCAGCGCAAGAAATCCGGTGTGAGCAGCCAGGAAAATGGGACAGAAACCAAAGACacaaaaaacaacaatattGTTGACAATGTGAGGTCAGAGGTACAAGTGGAACAGAAGGAGAGTGAAAGTGTCAAAGAGTCTGATGTAGTGGTTAATGATGTCAAAGGTAAAGATGAGAAAACAAATGTGCAAGAGAAGGAGGAAAATGAGGGTGGAGAGGAGAAGTCTGAGTCTGAGAAAGATAATACATTGAAGGAGAATGAACAGAAGATCAATGATGCTGAAACTGATGATGCTACAGAAGAGAAAACGCcagcagaaaatgaaaaag AGGATGTCAGtgtgaagaaagaagaagacatAAAAGACACAAACACTTCaacctctgaaggtgaagaaaAGGATATGAAAGCTGAGGAG
- the LOC114386338 gene encoding microfibrillar-associated protein 1-like isoform X2, which produces MGCGKSKHDVASGNTVLQRKKSGVSSQENGTETKDTKNNNIVDNVRSEVQVEQKESESVKESDVVVNDVKGKDEKTNVQEKEENEGGEEKSESEKDNTLKENEQKINDAETDDATEEKTPAENEKEDVSVKKEEDIKDTNTSTSEGEEKDMKAEEQGQ; this is translated from the exons ATGGGTTGTGGGAAGTCCAAACATGATGTTGCTTCAGGAAACACCGTCCTCCAGCGCAAGAAATCCGGTGTGAGCAGCCAGGAAAATGGGACAGAAACCAAAGACacaaaaaacaacaatattGTTGACAATGTGAGGTCAGAGGTACAAGTGGAACAGAAGGAGAGTGAAAGTGTCAAAGAGTCTGATGTAGTGGTTAATGATGTCAAAGGTAAAGATGAGAAAACAAATGTGCAAGAGAAGGAGGAAAATGAGGGTGGAGAGGAGAAGTCTGAGTCTGAGAAAGATAATACATTGAAGGAGAATGAACAGAAGATCAATGATGCTGAAACTGATGATGCTACAGAAGAGAAAACGCcagcagaaaatgaaaaag AGGATGTCAGtgtgaagaaagaagaagacatAAAAGACACAAACACTTCaacctctgaaggtgaagaaaAGGATATGAAAGCTGAGGAG
- the LOC114386338 gene encoding serrate RNA effector molecule homolog A-like isoform X1 yields the protein MGCGKSKHDVASGNTVLQRKKSGVSSQENGTETKDTKNNNIVDNVRSEVQVEQKESESVKESDVVVNDVKGKDEKTNVQEKEENEGGEEKSESEKDNTLKENEQKINDAETDDATEEKTPAENEKEDVSVKKEEDIKDTNTSTSEGEEKDMKAEEVCGVNKISHIN from the exons ATGGGTTGTGGGAAGTCCAAACATGATGTTGCTTCAGGAAACACCGTCCTCCAGCGCAAGAAATCCGGTGTGAGCAGCCAGGAAAATGGGACAGAAACCAAAGACacaaaaaacaacaatattGTTGACAATGTGAGGTCAGAGGTACAAGTGGAACAGAAGGAGAGTGAAAGTGTCAAAGAGTCTGATGTAGTGGTTAATGATGTCAAAGGTAAAGATGAGAAAACAAATGTGCAAGAGAAGGAGGAAAATGAGGGTGGAGAGGAGAAGTCTGAGTCTGAGAAAGATAATACATTGAAGGAGAATGAACAGAAGATCAATGATGCTGAAACTGATGATGCTACAGAAGAGAAAACGCcagcagaaaatgaaaaag AGGATGTCAGtgtgaagaaagaagaagacatAAAAGACACAAACACTTCaacctctgaaggtgaagaaaAGGATATGAAAGCTGAGGAGGTATG